From Triticum aestivum cultivar Chinese Spring chromosome 4A, IWGSC CS RefSeq v2.1, whole genome shotgun sequence, a single genomic window includes:
- the LOC123084276 gene encoding 31 kDa ribonucleoprotein, chloroplastic-like, with translation MAGYCGLLQGFLVSRRPPSGPAKGAGGGRDGPAAPDVVDISSDEEEEEEAAKGESGGADGDCVVLDSDPDGAVAVADEDGAAGNDGSSDELQIVAEKGQFACRDFPHSRHLCSTMPFGATSHEKHCTQCYCFVCDAPAPCAYWGTGLLADDHCHATDKETKWRAMRLAFKCKGLPASHPEKENLVYPTVVHPTVTSVFSRLSLANRSPLRNVVNQNQENHTSVRARLIVEPTACASRPHPATRPASGTSNVDTAQVTSPLEPMVSAPMPHPAIRAVRVTSNARTAQITQPVHPTVREPRANLATRAARHTSNGYTSQITHPVEQTDSAPRENTATRAARDVRNAHAAEIRYQPEPDWHEEDGEYMTEEEYARDGTKVYAGNLPYNISNRALALSFEHAGAVLSSKVIYNRETGQSRGFGFVTMSTVQEADRAVRIYHGYEVYGRRLIVRKAAPRGSTWVETPRRRSCHRFGIFVCNLPWQVDDSWLEELFSEHGDVFDARVVYERRGGTWRSRGFGFVTMATEEETYDAVYALNKQILEGRTLLVEVIL, from the exons ATGGCGGGATACTGTGGCCTCCTTCAGGGCTTCCTGGTTTCTCGGAGGCCTCCGTCTGGTCCAGCCAAGGGTGCTGGGGGCGGAAGGGACGGGCCTGCGGCGCCGGACGTTGTGGAcatcagctccgacgaggaggaggaggaggaagctgc GAAGGGCGAGTCCGGCGGTGCCGACGGTGACTGCGTGGTTCTGGACAGCGACCCTGATGGGGCCGTCGCCGTTGCGGATGAGGACGGTGCTGCGGGAAACGATGGCAGCTCGGATGAGTTGCAGATAGTTGCAGAGAAAGGCCAG TTTGCATGCCGCGACTTCCCTCACTCGCGCCATTTATGTTCTACTATGCCCTTCGGCGCTACCTCTCACGAGAAGCACTGTAC GCAGTGCTACTGTTTTGTATGCGACGCCCCAGCTCCGTGTGCTTATTGGGGCACAGGTCTCTTGGCTGATGATCATTGTCATGCTACAGATAAGGAAACAAAATGGAGAGCGATGAGGCTTGCATTCAAGTGCAAAGGGCTTCCGGCATCTCATCCAGAAAAGGAAAACCTTGTATACCCTACAGTGGTGCACCCAACAGTGACGTCAGTTTTCAGCCGCCTTTCACTTGCCAACCGGAGTCCTCTCCGGAATGTTGTGAACCAAAACCAAGAAAATCATACTTCGGTTAGAGCCCGACTGATTGTAGAGCCAACTGCCTGTGCATCAAGGCCACACCCTGCAACAAGACCTGCAAGTGGTACAAGCAATGTTGACACCGCTCAAGTAACTAGCCCTTTAGAACCAATGGTCAGTGCACCAATGCCACACCCTGCGATAAGAGCTGTAAGAGTTACAAGCAATGCTCGCACTGCTCAAATCACTCAACCTGTACATCCAACTGTCCGTGAACCAAGAGCAAACCTTGCGACGAGAGCTGCAAGACATACAAGCAATGGCTACACTTCTCAAATTACTCACCCTGTAGAGCAAACTGACAGTGCACCAAGAGAAAACACTGCAACAAGAGCTGCAAGAGATGTTCGCAATGCTCACGCTGCGGAAATAAGATACCAACCAGAGCCAGACTGGCATGAAGAGGATGGGGAGTACATGACAGAGGAGGAATACGCGCGAGATGGCACAAAGGTGTATGCTGGGAACCTACCTTACAACATTAGCAACAGGGCCCTCGCGTTGAGCTTCGAGCATGCTGGCGCCGTTCTGTCCTCGAAA GTCATTTATAACAGAGAAACAGGCCAGAGCCGTGGATTTGGGTTTGTCACCATGAGTACTGTTCAAGAGGCTGACAGGGCTGTGAGGATCTACCATGGCTAT GAAGTGTACGGCAGACGTCTGATTGTGCGCAAGGCAGCTCCTAGAG GAAGCACTTG GGTGGAAACTCCTCGGCGCCGATCTTGTCATCGGTTCGGAATCTTCGTGTGCAATCTGCCGTGGCAGGTGGACGACTCTTGGTTGGAGGAGCTGTTCAGTGAGCACGGCGATGTGTTCGATGCAAGAGTCGTGTACGAGCGCAGAGGAGGGACCTGGCGTTCGCGGGGTTTTGGTTTTGTCACGATGGCGACAGAGGAGGAAACTTATGACGCTGTTTATGCTCTGAACAAACAG ATTCTTGAGGGACGTACCCTGCTAGTGGAGGTTATCCTATAG
- the LOC123088142 gene encoding uncharacterized protein: protein MAGGDSFGCCGGLVEGFCGLAQVFLAPRGRPSAGILARRPGDPFLSSSQAGWAVSPRDVEVRCDMERSSGAARMLRFDYREENLPPAARNSPAAAGDLCSSSSMVGLTSWDMEIMAETEYSLPVARQLRSAGQDEGLLSPMVRNSPAEAPPQPKGMAGGVEDDDDDDDCVILDSDPFSAVAVNDEKDGGSDEELQIVAEKGKVACRDFPHSRHLCSNMPFGATSHEKHCAMCYCFVCDAPAPCSHWGKGLSVGDHCHATDKETKWKMLREAFRCRNLPASHPETETAVHPAMVSLGRLFLSNQISLQDVVTQNRNTHTSVRASLSVAPIVNAPREGSGTGSAHTAQVTRLGEPTVSAPRAHPVAGAGRGTSSTHTAQISAPRAFSATGVGRSGTSSAHSAQVTRLVEPTVNAPRPHPEVGAGRGTSSTHTAQITHPVEPTVGAARAYSAARTGRGTSNAQSAQITRTVEQTVSAPRVYPAAGASSNAHSAQITYPATAGGYLPEPDAPEGATMYVGNLPYHIDNERLKLSFQGAGVVLFSKVIYDRETGQSRGFGFVTMSTVQEAEKAVRIYHGSGMYGRPLTVKIAAPRGGARVDAPRRQSGSPLRIFVCNLPSQVDNSRLEELFSKHGKVVDARVVYERREGASCSRGFGFVTMATDEESYKAIRALNKQILEGNALGVKVARERADPVCLPLSNRIPPQNAVSPNQHAHTSVGASLNVAPTVSAPRAYRITGARSSTSNASTAQVTHRLDPTVNAPRPGEYEIPSS from the exons ATGGCGGGCGGCGACAGCTTTGGCTGCTGCGGCGGCCTTGTCGAGGGTTTCTGCGGCCTTGCTCAGGTTttcctggctcctcgggggcgtCCGTCTGCTGGAATCCTCGCCAGGAGGCCCGGCGATCCGTTCTTGAGTTCTTCTCAGGCTGGGTGGGCGGTGTCGCCGCGGGATGTGGAGGTCCGCTGCGACATGGAACGCTCTTCCGGAGCGGCGAGGATGCTGCGTTTTGATTATCGGGAGGAGAACCTGCCCCCCGCGGCCAGgaactcgccggcggcggcgggcgatctGTGCTCGAGTTCTTCTATGGTTGGGTTGACATCGTGGGATATGGAGATCATGGCCGAGACGGAGTACTCTCTCCCAGTGGCACGGCAGCTGCGTTCTGCTGGTCAGGATGAGGGCTTGTTGTCCCCAATGGTCAGGAATTCGCCGGCGGAGGCGCCACCGCAGCCGAAGGGCATGGCCGGTGGcgttgaagacgacgacgacgacgatgactgcGTGATTCTGGACAGTGATCCTTTCAGCGCGGTCGCCGTGAATGATGAGAAGGACGGCGGCTCGGATGAGGAGCTGCAGATAGTCGCGGAGAAAGGCAAG GTAGCATGCAGGGACTTCCCACACTCGCGCCATTTATGTTCTAATATGCCCTTCGGCGCTACCTCTCACGAGAAACATTGTGCCATG TGCTACTGTTTTGTGTGTGACGCCCCAGCTCCATGCAGTCATTGGGGTAAGGGTCTCTCGGTTGGCGATCATTGTCACGCCACGGATAAGGAAACCAAGTGGAAAATGCTGAGGGAGGCATTCAGGTGCAGAAATCTACCAGCGTCTCATCCAGAAACAGAAACTGCTGTGCACCCAGCAATGGTGTCGCTCGGCCGCCTTTTTCTTAGCAATCAGATTTCTCTTCAGGATGTTGTGACCCAAAACCGAAACACACATACTTCAGTTAGAGCCTCACTGAGTGTAGCACCGATTGTCAATGCGCCAAGAGAGGGAAGTGGTACAGGCAGTGCTCACACTGCTCAAGTTACCCGCCTAGGAGAGCCAACTGTCAGTGCACCAAGGGCACACCCTGTGGCAGGAGCTGGAAGAGGTACAAGCAGCACTCACACTGCTCAAATTTCTGCCCCAAGAGCATTCTCTGCAACAGGAGTTGGAAGAAGTGGTACAAGCAGTGCCCACAGTGCTCAAGTTACTCGCCTAGTAGAGCCAACTGTCAATGCACCAAGGCCACACCCTGAAGTGGGAGCTGGAAGAGGTACAAGCAGCACTCACACTGCTCAAATTACTCACCCAGTAGAGCCAACTGTCGGTGCAGCAAGAGCATACTCTGCAGCAAGAACTGGAAGAGGTACTAGCAATGCTCAGTCTGCTCAAATTACTCGCACCGTGGAGCAAACTGTCAGTGCACCAAGAGTATACCCTGCGGCAGGAGCTTCAAGCAATGCTCACTCTGCTCAAATTACGTACCCTGCCACTGCAGGTGGCTACCTCCCGGAGCCCGATGCGCCGGAGGGGGCCACGATGTACGTCGGGAACCTACCCTACCACATTGACAATGAGAGACTCAAGCTAAGCTTCCAAGGTGCTGGggtcgtcctgttctcaaag GTCATTTATGACAGAGAAACAGGCCAGAGCCGTGGATTTGGGTTTGTCACCATGAGTACTGTTCAGGAGGCTGAGAAGGCTGTGAGGATCTATCATGGCTCT GGGATGTATGGCAGGCCTCTGACTGTAAAAATCGCAGCTCCTAGAGGAGGCGCCCGGGTGGATGCCCCTCGCCGTCAATCCGGTTCCCCACTCAGAATATTCGTATGCAATCTGCCGAGTCAAGTGGACAACTCTCGGCTGGAGGAGCTGTTCAGCAAGCATGGCAAAGTGGTTGATGCAAGAGTTGTCTATGAGCGCCGAGAAGGGGCCTCGTGTTCGAGGGGATTTGGCTTCGTCACAATGGCGACCGACGAGGAATCGTACAAGGCGATACGCGCCCTCAACAAGCAG ATTCTGGAGGGAAATGCCCTGGGAGTGAAGGTTGCAAGGGAGCGGGCAGACCCAGTCTGCCTCCCTCTTAGCAACCGGATTCCTCCTCAGAATGCTGTCAGTCCAAACCAACACGCACATACTTCGGTTGGAGCCTCGCTGAATGTAGCGCCAACTGTCAGTGCCCCAAGAGCATACCGTATAACAGGAGCTAGAAGTAGTACAAGCAATGCTTCCACTGCGCAAGTTACTCACCGACTAGACCCAACTGTAAATGCACCAAGGCCGGGAGAATATGAGATCCCCTCTAGTTGA